CTGTATCCCTGCTCACGGGGTTTCTGGCTTATCAGGAAATCGATGACCCCCTTCCGGAGGAACTCCTTGTTCTCATCGAGCAGGTCATAGCCTATAAGCACGATATCTTCAGCGCCCTTCTTCTCGAGGAACCTCGCCACCCTGAACACCCTTGAATTGGTGACGAATATTCCTCTTATGCCGACGGGAGATGATAAAATGGCTTCCTCAAGAATTCTTTCTGCATTTGTTCCGTTGGTTTCGGGAATATTCAACTGCACCAAACTTTTTTGAGCTTCCGGCAGGATGCCGGCGTAGTATCTCCTGAACCCCTCTTCCCTTTTCAGTATGTGATCGCGGTTACCCTTTTCCCTGGTAAAATTGACTACCATCAACCGGCTTTCGTTGCCCAGTCCGAAATGCATCAGCCTTGCCGCCACCACCCCGCTCTGCCCTGATTCCTGTCCGACGAATGAGATGCAGGAGCCGTCGCAGATATCAGCATTTACAAGCACCACGGGCACTCCGGCCCCGGCGCACTCCTCCAGCAGGACCGCGGCCTCCTCGGTGAAAACCGGTGCGATGATCACCCCCTGGTAGTTGCCCCCAAGCATTTCGCGGCCCTTCGAAAGGAACTCCTCCCTGCTCGCATGGTCAAAGAAATAGCTGTCCGCTTCCACCCCGAAATAGGCAATTTCACGCAATCCCTCTTCTATCCCCGAAAGGGGATACTTCCAGAAGGGACTGTCATCGGTGCTTCGGGGCATAAGGGCGCCAAACCTGAAGGCTTTACGCGCGGCCAGGGTGCTCGCGAGGATATCGGGCTGGTAATCCATCTCCCTTAATATCCCGAGTACCTTCTCCCTGGTTGCACGGGAAACCTCACCGCGGTCATGCAGCACCCTGTCGACTGTTCCGGCCGACACTCCTGCCAGCCGGGCAATGTCGATGATCCGTATCCTCGGTATGTGGTGCTTTGTCTCTCCCATGTGCGCGGATCCAAATGTTAAATTTCAGCCAATTTCCTTCCCGTATTTGCAAAGTAATAAAAAATATCCGTATTTTCGTGTACGCACACGGTATTTTTTATGGATAGGTGCAAGCTGCCGTGTTCCGTTTCGCTGCAGAAAAGCAACCCTTATAACCACCTAAATTACTGCAACATGCAACTTAACAAATACTCTTTCGGCGTAGGCGACCGGTTCGCGCACCAGGGAGAAGCCCAGCTAAGGGCCTTCATTATTGCAGCCGGCGAGGGAGTTGAGATAACCCCTGTATGGAACAAGTCAAACCGCGAACACCTGACGGTGGGATCAGAACCCTCCGGAACCAGGGCAGCAGCCGAGGCAGCGGTCAGGAACAGCCAGTGGCAAAAGCCATGGTTCGCAGATGCCGACCATATCAATATGTCGAACGTTCACAGGTATATTGACAGTTGCGATTTCTTCACGATCGACGTGGCCGACTACATTGGTAAAAAAGCCGGTGATGCTGAGATCAGCGAGTTCATGGAGAAATTCTCAGCCTATGCCGGCAAACTCACCATACCCGGTATTGAACGCCCGATGGACCTTACCGGGGGAATGCTGCAGGCAACAGCAGAGAAATTCCTTTATGCAGCACTTCAGGCCGCTGAGGTATACAGGTACATCGAATCTAAGAAAGGGAAAGGCAATTTCATTACCGAAGTCTCAATGGATGAAGTGGCCGCTCCCCAGTCCCCGCCAGAACTGTTCTTTATACTCGGGGCACTGGCCTCGGAAAATATCCCGGTCGATACCATTGCCCCCAAATTCACCGGCAGATTTAATAAAGGAGTCGACTACCAGGGCGACATCAGGCAGTTTGCCCTCGAGTTTGAGCAGGACCTGCTGGTTATAGACCATGCCATAAAAGAGTTCGGACTTCCGGAGGACCTGAAGCTGAGCATTCACAGCGGCAGCGATAAATTCAGCATCTACCCGGTGATGGGGGAGCTTATAAGAAAACATAACAAGGGAATTCATGTCAAAACAGCGGGAACTACATGGCTGGAGGAGGTGACCGGACTGGCAATGGCGGGTGGTGATGCCCTGGCAATGGCGATTGAGATTTACGGTGAGGCCCTGCTCAGGTTTGATGAATTATGCGGGCCCTATGAAGCAGTCATCGATATTGACAGCAACAGGCTGCCTTCTGAAAGGGAGGTGAGGTCATGGGACGGCAGCCGCCTTGCCTCTGCGCTCAGGCACGACCCGGAGAACCCCGCCTATAATCCCGATATGAGGCAACTGCTTCATGTCTCCTACAAAATAGCCGCTGAAAAGGGAAATAAATTCACCGGGCTGCTCGAAAAGCACCGGGATATAATCGGACAGGAGGTAACCGAAAATATATATGAAAGACATTTCAGGCGGATCTTTGATTTCCGGAAATAATTATTTTACCTGCGGACTGCCTGCCGGTTGCATGCCTGTTAAATACTGGCTGCATGCGGATAAAACAATCAAACATACAGAACCCCGAAACTATGAAGAACTTTATGGACGACAGCTTTATGCTTCATAACAAAACGGCTGAACGGCTGTATAACGACTATGCCAGGGACCTGCCGGTAATAGATTACCACTGCCACCTGCCGCCTGAAGAGGTTGCGGCCGACAGGCAGTTTGAGAACATGACAAAAATATGGCTTGACGGCGACCATTATAAATGGCGTGCCATGAGGGCCAACGGGATACCCGAAGAGTACTGCACCGGCAGCGCACCTGACAGCGACAAGTTCATGAAATGGGCCGAGACAGTGCCCCACACCCTGCGAAACCCTCTTTACCACTGGACACATATGGAGCTGCAGCGGCCCTTCGGGATAAAGGAGCTGCTGAACCCGGCAACCGCAGCAGGCATATACGAAAAGTGCAACGAAATGCTGGCAACACCCGGGTTCAGTGCAAGAAACATCATGCGCACCATGAAGGTGGAGCTGGTCTGCACCACCGACGACCCGGCCGACAGCCTGGAACACCATATCAAAACCGCGAACGACGGATTTGAGATACGGGTCCTGCCCACGTGGAGGCCCGACAGGGCGATGGCGGCTGACGATCCCGTAGTCTACAATGAATATATTGATAAGCTCGAAGAGGCAGCAGACATGTCTGTTTCGCAATTCGACGAGCTGATGACGGCACTTCGTAAAAGGCATGATTTCTTTCACGAGCAGGGATGCCGGTTGTCGGATCACGGACTGGACCGTTTTTATGCTGAAGATTACACCTATAGCGAGGTGAGGGAGATATTCGCTTCGGTGAGGTCAGGAAAGCTGCTTCCGGCTGATAAAATTTGGAAATTCAAATCGGCCATGCTGTTCCACCTTGCAGTAATGGATCATGAGAAGGGATGGACCCAGCAGTTCCATGTCGGTGCCCTGAGGAACAACTCTACCAGGATGTTCAGGAAGATTGGAGCGGACAAGGGTTTTGACTCGATAGGCGATTTTGAGATGGCACTGCCAATGTCGCGGTTTTTCAACCGCCTCGATATGGAGGGCAGGCTTGCAAAAACAATCCTTTATAACCTGAACCCGCGCGATAACGAGGTAATGGTGACAATGGCCGGCAATTTCAACGACGGGTCGGTGCCGGGCAAGATGCAGTTCGGCAGCGGATGGTGGTTCCTTGACCAGAAGGACGGGATGGAGAGGCAGCTGAATACTCTTTCGAATATGGGACTGCTGAGCCGGTTCGTGGGGATGCTGACCGATTCACGCAGTTTCCTCTCATACCCCAGGCACGACTATTTCAGGAGGATACTTTGCAACCTGCTGGGAAAGGATATCGAAAACGGTGAGATGCCGGGCGACATGGATCTGGTTGGCAGCATGGTGAGCAACATCTGCTACCACAATGCCAAAAACTATTTAGGGTTCGGCGGGTGATAGGGTAAGCGATGCGGCCCGGCAGCAACAAGCTCTGCAGCCTGTCCCCATCCCCCGCAGGAAAAGCGCGGACGACAGCCGGTGCAACCCCGGCGGGCGCACCGGCAATCTGCAGGGGAGTGGTGCGGTAGTCCCGGTTTTTTTATATTTTAGCGGCACCGGACCGTCAATAAATCTTGAATATTATGGCACGTTTTGCACGAACAGAAGTGGTATCAGGAATGAGAAACGGGGGTATTGTACCCGTTTTCTACAACCCCGATCCCGAAATCTGCCTCGAAGTGGCAAAGGCCTGCTACAGGGGTGGCCTTAAAACATTTGAATTTACCAATCGCGGGGATTATGCCCACGAGGTTTTTTCATGGCTCAACAAAAGGCTGGCTGATGAGTGCCCTGAAATGATAACGGGAGCAGGTTCGGTGACTGACGGCCCGACCGCCGTACTCTATATGCAGCTCGGGGCAAATTTCATAGTATCGCCCTCCCTGCATGAAGATGTAGCCTTTCTGTGCAACCAGCGCAAGGTATTGTGGATACCGGGCTGCGGCTCCGTAACGGAGATATCGGAGTCCGAAAGACTTGGTGCCGAAATTGTCAAGATCTTTCCCGGCTCGCAGGTCGGGGGCCCGGGATTTGTCAGGGCTGTGCTCGGGCCAAGGCCGTGGACAAGCCTCATGCCCACAGGCGGTGTGGAACCGACCGAAGAGAACCTTGCGGGATGGTTCAATGCCGGTGTCTATTGCGTAGGCATCGGTTCCAGGCTTATTACGAAAGATATCCTGAAAAACCGTGATTTCGGACTCCTTGAGGAGAAGGTACGCGAAGCAGTCCGCCTCCTCCAGAAGATAAGAAGCG
This genomic window from Marinilabiliales bacterium contains:
- a CDS encoding LacI family DNA-binding transcriptional regulator; this encodes MGETKHHIPRIRIIDIARLAGVSAGTVDRVLHDRGEVSRATREKVLGILREMDYQPDILASTLAARKAFRFGALMPRSTDDSPFWKYPLSGIEEGLREIAYFGVEADSYFFDHASREEFLSKGREMLGGNYQGVIIAPVFTEEAAVLLEECAGAGVPVVLVNADICDGSCISFVGQESGQSGVVAARLMHFGLGNESRLMVVNFTREKGNRDHILKREEGFRRYYAGILPEAQKSLVQLNIPETNGTNAERILEEAILSSPVGIRGIFVTNSRVFRVARFLEKKGAEDIVLIGYDLLDENKEFLRKGVIDFLISQKPREQGYRSMMTLYRHVVLRQEVERSQYLPVDIITRENLEHYTYT
- a CDS encoding glucuronate isomerase, translating into MKNFMDDSFMLHNKTAERLYNDYARDLPVIDYHCHLPPEEVAADRQFENMTKIWLDGDHYKWRAMRANGIPEEYCTGSAPDSDKFMKWAETVPHTLRNPLYHWTHMELQRPFGIKELLNPATAAGIYEKCNEMLATPGFSARNIMRTMKVELVCTTDDPADSLEHHIKTANDGFEIRVLPTWRPDRAMAADDPVVYNEYIDKLEEAADMSVSQFDELMTALRKRHDFFHEQGCRLSDHGLDRFYAEDYTYSEVREIFASVRSGKLLPADKIWKFKSAMLFHLAVMDHEKGWTQQFHVGALRNNSTRMFRKIGADKGFDSIGDFEMALPMSRFFNRLDMEGRLAKTILYNLNPRDNEVMVTMAGNFNDGSVPGKMQFGSGWWFLDQKDGMERQLNTLSNMGLLSRFVGMLTDSRSFLSYPRHDYFRRILCNLLGKDIENGEMPGDMDLVGSMVSNICYHNAKNYLGFGG
- a CDS encoding bifunctional 4-hydroxy-2-oxoglutarate aldolase/2-dehydro-3-deoxy-phosphogluconate aldolase, with protein sequence MARFARTEVVSGMRNGGIVPVFYNPDPEICLEVAKACYRGGLKTFEFTNRGDYAHEVFSWLNKRLADECPEMITGAGSVTDGPTAVLYMQLGANFIVSPSLHEDVAFLCNQRKVLWIPGCGSVTEISESERLGAEIVKIFPGSQVGGPGFVRAVLGPRPWTSLMPTGGVEPTEENLAGWFNAGVYCVGIGSRLITKDILKNRDFGLLEEKVREAVRLLQKIRSGTAGNKG